A window of Acidobacteriota bacterium contains these coding sequences:
- a CDS encoding MFS transporter translates to MPSADHHSEDEVSRRRRRLAIAVLIIFNLTSYNGVMGVFSPRLREYFSLTYEQWGTMSGLGSLGQTVSLLLVGLVIARFGVRRITELSLGGVGACFVLIGQGANLLALKVSLFFQGLFGGFSRSSLPAYLVALYPSHKRRMISLQLTCGSVMGIVIPLWADQLLRWSREGGHQEMARLFFSPFLVAGFVVLCGWALLSFSRQPDFQSVQTPGQSLRLRPLLGIRPLAIVLLITLHASADGATYEFLPMFMDHQFEELVIPAGMTLAGHNVAYLITRSLLSVLPEGLGQRAILTLAGPIGGCLLLVMLWQGNAVTVPLIYFLASLFYAAEFPVLLSEISSRSMAHFAAVMSGGYLLGNLTSFLLMKGTGRLVDTTGDFRVALSVAACGFILFGLVAFLAGLGKRPAAGEEAA, encoded by the coding sequence ATGCCATCGGCTGACCACCATTCCGAAGACGAAGTCTCGCGCCGGCGGCGGCGGTTGGCCATCGCCGTCCTGATCATCTTCAACCTCACTTCCTATAACGGGGTCATGGGCGTTTTCAGTCCCCGGCTCCGCGAATATTTCTCCCTGACCTATGAGCAGTGGGGAACCATGTCTGGCCTGGGCAGTCTGGGTCAAACAGTGTCCCTGTTGCTGGTGGGGCTGGTGATTGCCCGATTCGGGGTGCGGCGGATCACCGAACTGTCCCTGGGCGGCGTCGGCGCCTGCTTTGTGTTGATCGGACAAGGCGCCAATCTGCTCGCCCTGAAAGTCAGCCTGTTCTTTCAGGGACTGTTTGGAGGTTTTTCCAGGTCATCCCTCCCCGCCTACCTGGTGGCTCTCTATCCGTCACACAAACGGCGGATGATTTCGCTCCAGTTGACCTGCGGTTCCGTCATGGGCATCGTGATTCCGCTGTGGGCCGACCAGCTTCTGAGGTGGTCCCGGGAGGGGGGGCACCAGGAAATGGCCAGGCTGTTCTTCTCGCCCTTTCTGGTCGCCGGGTTCGTGGTCCTCTGCGGCTGGGCCCTGCTGAGCTTCAGCAGGCAGCCCGACTTCCAAAGCGTTCAAACTCCCGGCCAAAGCCTCCGCCTTCGCCCGCTGCTGGGCATCCGCCCCTTGGCCATCGTGCTGCTGATCACCCTGCATGCCTCTGCCGACGGAGCCACCTACGAGTTCCTTCCCATGTTCATGGACCACCAATTCGAGGAGCTTGTCATACCTGCGGGCATGACCCTGGCGGGCCATAACGTGGCCTACCTCATCACCCGCTCCCTGCTTTCAGTCCTTCCGGAAGGATTGGGCCAGCGGGCCATTCTGACCCTGGCCGGCCCCATCGGAGGGTGCCTCCTGCTGGTGATGCTGTGGCAGGGCAATGCCGTCACCGTCCCCCTGATCTACTTCCTGGCCAGCCTCTTCTACGCTGCCGAATTCCCGGTGCTCCTCAGCGAGATCTCCTCCCGCTCCATGGCCCACTTCGCCGCGGTCATGTCCGGGGGCTACCTCCTCGGCAACCTCACCTCCTTCCTGCTGATGAAGGGAACCGGCCGCCTGGTGGACACCACCGGCGACTTCCGGGTAGCCCTGAGCGTAGCCGCCTGCGGCTTCATCCTCTTCGGGTTGGTCGCCTTCCTGGCGGGTTTGGGCAAGCGGCCTGCTGCGGGCGAAGAGGCTGCCTGA